A stretch of the Coprobacillus cateniformis genome encodes the following:
- a CDS encoding PSP1 domain-containing protein, translating to MEEKLALVRFNNVGKSYFFSTDLDVHKGDKVVVETIRGLELGELISELKDISEFNLDTELKRVKRRANRADLDLFEFNKTKAMKSLEICKTIVNEYKLDMHLVNCEYTLDASKVIFMYTSESRVDFRELLKELASVFKCRIELRQIGPRDKSKIVGGIGSCGLPLCCSSFLGEFDGVTINMAKNQMLAINIDKISGACGRLLCCLKYEDEAYTIEKRRFPKLGSRVRFEDKIVKVIGLNVISDLVKIDYDGNISFVSLNDIKILPPKDHKNEQRGR from the coding sequence ATGGAAGAAAAATTAGCGCTTGTACGTTTTAATAATGTTGGTAAATCGTATTTTTTTTCAACTGATTTAGATGTACATAAGGGTGATAAAGTTGTTGTTGAAACAATTAGAGGATTAGAGTTAGGTGAATTAATATCTGAACTTAAAGATATTTCTGAGTTTAATTTAGATACTGAGTTAAAAAGAGTAAAAAGAAGAGCAAATCGTGCTGATCTTGATTTGTTTGAGTTTAATAAAACAAAAGCAATGAAATCATTAGAAATTTGTAAAACAATTGTAAATGAATATAAGTTAGATATGCATTTAGTCAATTGTGAATATACTTTAGATGCATCAAAAGTTATATTTATGTATACTTCTGAGAGTCGTGTGGATTTTAGAGAACTTTTAAAGGAGTTAGCAAGTGTCTTTAAATGTAGAATTGAATTAAGACAGATAGGACCAAGGGATAAATCAAAAATTGTTGGTGGAATTGGTTCATGTGGTTTACCATTGTGTTGTTCTTCATTTTTAGGAGAATTTGATGGTGTAACAATTAATATGGCTAAAAATCAAATGTTAGCAATAAATATTGATAAGATATCTGGGGCTTGTGGCAGATTGTTATGCTGTTTAAAATATGAAGATGAAGCATATACAATCGAGAAAAGACGTTTTCCAAAATTAGGATCTCGAGTAAGGTTTGAAGATAAGATAGTTAAAGTTATTGGCTTAAATGTTATTAGTGATTTAGTTAAAATTGATTATGATGGAAATATTTCATTTGTTTCATTAAACGATATCAAAATTTTACCACCAAAGGATCATAAAAATGAGCAACGAGGTCGTTAA
- a CDS encoding PTS fructose transporter subunit IIABC produces the protein MNIKDLLKEDSIILNEHSSNKEEVIDTLIDKHFECHHITDKEKFKQAIMAREKLSSTGIGHMIAIPHAQNETVKYPSLVAMVDKDGVDFDSLDKTPVKLIFMIAVPKEGGTNHLEILAELSQILMDDKIIKNLINAQTPKHFINILTSKLDIKNNKQENDKFDVVAVTACPTGIAHTYMAAKSLEETALKMGVKIKVETNGASGVKNKLTKKDIEHAKAVIIAADKKVEMTRFSNKNIIQVPVAEGIHEPQNLIEQAMNYNEEERLQKDKKKVEKSYKKIKNIYNHFMNGVSRLIPILMIYGIISQIMIMLGIDQSYYIYNDAELGWFMNLNLENIPWLAIMFSGCLFSAFIAESISEVPGFTVALFSSFIYMNHNLGIIGMIVIGFVSGYLVLGLKKLFSYIPELMDSLVPNYLLPLSGFAIMTIILTFLPQRAIDYQYQDQILVLSPILLIIIGFVLGAMMSIDMGAPINKIAYSIGIIGILLKRFDFMSAVMVAGMIPPIVIWLSIMVYPQLFNEKEKSGKWRCLVRGLCFVSEEAIPYMINDKRGIHFPCIIASGIAGALSMFFGCSQMFPHGGIATLPFITKPHFFMISIFASTLIGMSFVLLFKKNINNS, from the coding sequence ATGAATATTAAAGATCTATTGAAAGAAGATAGTATCATATTAAATGAACATAGTTCCAATAAGGAAGAAGTTATTGATACATTAATTGATAAGCATTTCGAATGTCATCATATTACAGATAAAGAAAAATTCAAACAAGCGATTATGGCTAGAGAGAAATTATCAAGTACAGGTATAGGCCACATGATTGCTATACCACATGCACAAAATGAGACGGTAAAGTATCCATCATTAGTAGCAATGGTAGATAAGGATGGTGTTGATTTTGATTCTTTAGATAAAACTCCTGTTAAACTAATTTTTATGATAGCAGTGCCAAAGGAGGGAGGTACGAATCACTTAGAGATACTTGCAGAATTAAGTCAAATACTCATGGATGATAAAATTATTAAAAATCTAATTAACGCTCAAACACCTAAACATTTTATTAATATTTTAACTAGCAAATTAGACATAAAAAATAATAAACAAGAAAATGATAAATTTGATGTTGTTGCTGTAACAGCATGTCCAACAGGAATAGCACATACATATATGGCCGCTAAATCACTAGAAGAGACAGCATTAAAAATGGGTGTTAAAATAAAAGTTGAAACAAACGGTGCAAGTGGTGTTAAAAATAAATTAACTAAAAAAGATATTGAACATGCAAAAGCTGTTATAATTGCAGCTGACAAAAAAGTTGAAATGACAAGGTTTTCTAATAAAAATATAATTCAAGTACCTGTAGCTGAAGGAATACATGAACCACAAAATTTAATTGAACAAGCTATGAATTATAATGAAGAAGAACGACTCCAAAAGGATAAAAAGAAAGTAGAGAAAAGTTATAAAAAAATTAAAAATATCTATAATCATTTTATGAATGGAGTCTCTCGACTTATACCAATTCTAATGATATATGGTATTATTAGTCAAATAATGATTATGTTAGGCATTGATCAATCATATTACATATATAATGATGCAGAATTAGGATGGTTTATGAATTTAAATCTAGAAAATATCCCATGGCTAGCCATTATGTTTTCAGGATGCCTATTTTCTGCTTTTATAGCAGAAAGCATAAGTGAAGTACCAGGTTTCACGGTAGCATTATTCTCATCGTTTATTTATATGAATCACAATCTAGGAATAATTGGAATGATAGTTATAGGATTTGTATCTGGTTATCTTGTATTAGGATTAAAGAAATTATTTTCATATATTCCAGAGCTAATGGATAGTCTTGTTCCAAATTATTTGTTGCCATTATCAGGTTTTGCTATTATGACGATTATTTTAACTTTTCTACCTCAAAGAGCAATTGATTATCAATATCAGGATCAAATTTTAGTATTAAGTCCAATACTTCTGATAATTATAGGTTTTGTTCTAGGAGCAATGATGTCAATTGATATGGGTGCTCCAATAAATAAGATAGCATATAGTATAGGAATTATAGGTATTTTATTAAAAAGATTTGATTTCATGTCAGCGGTTATGGTTGCAGGAATGATTCCTCCAATTGTTATCTGGCTTTCTATTATGGTATATCCACAACTATTTAATGAAAAAGAAAAGTCAGGGAAATGGAGATGCTTGGTTAGAGGTTTATGCTTTGTAAGTGAAGAAGCTATTCCATATATGATTAATGATAAAAGAGGAATTCATTTCCCTTGTATTATTGCCTCTGGTATAGCTGGTGCACTATCTATGTTTTTTGGATGTAGCCAGATGTTTCCTCATGGTGGAATCGCTACTTTACCATTTATTACCAAGCCACATTTCTTTATGATTTCAATTTTTGCTTCTACTTTAATAGGTATGAGTTTTGTTTTATTATTCAAAAAGAATATAAATAATTCATAA
- a CDS encoding nucleoside deaminase produces MTDIEYMKLAYQEAIKAKDIDEVPIGAIIVKDDCVIASAYNQKESKRDVTAHAEMLAIQKACKILGTWHLDGCTLYSTLEPCMMCSGAIIQSRIAKVVYGASGQRWHGISQYLHNHTFNHYPDITSGILEEDCCQLISDYFKSKRHRF; encoded by the coding sequence ATGACTGATATTGAGTATATGAAATTAGCTTATCAAGAAGCAATAAAAGCAAAAGATATTGATGAAGTTCCTATAGGTGCTATTATTGTTAAGGATGATTGTGTTATCGCATCTGCTTATAATCAAAAAGAGTCAAAGCGAGATGTCACTGCTCATGCTGAGATGTTAGCTATTCAAAAGGCCTGTAAAATATTAGGAACATGGCATTTGGATGGCTGTACTCTTTATTCTACATTAGAACCTTGTATGATGTGTAGTGGAGCTATTATTCAAAGCCGTATTGCTAAAGTCGTGTATGGAGCAAGTGGTCAACGTTGGCACGGAATTTCTCAATATCTTCATAATCATACATTTAATCATTATCCTGATATTACATCTGGAATATTAGAAGAAGACTGTTGTCAATTGATTTCCGATTATTTTAAATCAAAGAGACATCGTTTTTAA
- a CDS encoding pro-sigmaK processing inhibitor BofA family protein, translating into MRKITTIFFRLLFATITIFIINAFEPLTHINLSLNIFNILMISIFDVFGVALCIVLKFIL; encoded by the coding sequence ATGAGAAAAATAACAACAATCTTTTTTAGATTGCTTTTTGCAACAATTACTATATTTATTATTAATGCATTTGAACCATTGACACATATTAATTTATCATTAAATATATTTAATATATTGATGATTTCAATATTTGATGTTTTTGGTGTTGCTTTATGTATTGTATTAAAATTTATACTCTAG
- a CDS encoding tRNA1(Val) (adenine(37)-N6)-methyltransferase — protein MSNEVVNYLLAYNDMKIIQRKDMFNFSLDTVLLASFCTLNKDLHKIIDFGTNNAAIPLLLSRRTDKEIIGIEIQKDAVELAIKNVKLNHLENQITIIHNDIKDYVQTSEKFKLVVCNPPFFKVGERSHINENEYLQIARHEIKINLDEIIQSAARILDNKGRFAMVHRPDRMIEIINIMQKYDIEPKRIRFVYPKFGKESHIFLIEGMYKGNKGVKIESPLYAHEEDGSYTKEVRRMFGEKDDD, from the coding sequence ATGAGCAACGAGGTCGTTAATTATTTACTAGCATATAATGATATGAAAATTATCCAAAGAAAAGATATGTTTAATTTTTCTTTGGATACTGTTTTATTAGCATCATTCTGTACTCTTAATAAAGATTTACATAAAATTATTGATTTTGGAACAAATAACGCTGCAATTCCACTATTATTATCAAGAAGAACAGATAAAGAAATTATTGGTATTGAAATTCAAAAAGATGCTGTAGAACTTGCAATTAAGAATGTAAAACTGAATCACTTGGAAAATCAAATTACTATAATCCATAATGATATTAAAGACTATGTACAGACAAGTGAGAAATTTAAACTTGTTGTATGTAATCCTCCTTTTTTTAAAGTAGGAGAGAGAAGTCATATCAATGAGAATGAATATCTTCAAATAGCAAGACATGAAATAAAAATCAATTTAGATGAGATTATTCAGTCTGCTGCTAGAATACTTGATAATAAAGGTCGGTTCGCAATGGTTCATAGGCCAGATCGAATGATTGAAATTATAAATATTATGCAAAAATATGATATTGAGCCTAAACGTATACGATTTGTATATCCTAAATTTGGTAAAGAGTCACATATATTTTTAATTGAAGGAATGTACAAAGGAAATAAAGGAGTTAAGATCGAATCTCCATTATATGCTCATGAGGAAGATGGAAGTTATACAAAGGAAGTCAGAAGAATGTTTGGAGAAAAAGATGATGATTAG
- the dnaX gene encoding DNA polymerase III subunit gamma/tau yields MAYKTLYRVYRPQRFDEVAGQEHIITTLRHAVEENKIAHAYLFCGPRGTGKTTIAKLLAKAINCTGNPKPCDECENCKEIASGNHPDVIEIDAASNNGVDEVRNLIDKVKYAPTQGKYKVYIIDEVHMMSTGAFNALLKTLEEPPAHVVFILATTEPHKILPTIISRCQRFDFMKLSLTEIVNRMKSVVEQENYICDDEALEMIAKLADGGMRDALSILEQCLAYNDQHLTVQDVNHIYGIVSLENKIDFIKVLLSKDMKKSLFILDEMKTNGIDIKRLTLDLVDILKDIIIYRNTSDSSILFVLSQYYLDMIVPYISCDEAFAFIDVLMDASEKYAKVINPAIYFELALLKMCNQVQSKNGELIDKVDIPQTESIQYVNETQEVNTEAMGEVIEMDKPILQSQNNSNQVIYEDIDEQIGEPLIEEELILEESQDIIQEDIPTFEFEKQEDVEQSIDNDIKVDRADIMNILVQARREILESIQERWPIIKRYLANLNTAKSAGMLCDGTAVAACPGGFIIAFEFQPAVNAVNYYKNYKQLSSFLTEILGQEYRFVAIQQDEWIQMRSQFIDLKKRGQLPEPHNLTLKHIDSHDLDHVDLNEAQEFAVKLFGDIVEFKED; encoded by the coding sequence ATGGCATATAAAACATTATATAGAGTTTATCGTCCACAAAGGTTTGACGAAGTTGCTGGACAAGAACATATTATTACAACATTGAGACATGCTGTTGAAGAAAATAAAATTGCTCATGCCTATTTGTTTTGTGGACCTCGAGGTACTGGAAAAACAACAATTGCAAAATTATTAGCAAAAGCAATCAACTGTACTGGTAATCCAAAACCATGTGATGAATGTGAGAATTGTAAAGAGATCGCTTCAGGTAATCATCCTGATGTTATAGAGATAGATGCAGCTAGTAATAATGGAGTTGATGAGGTGAGAAATTTGATTGATAAAGTCAAATATGCTCCTACTCAAGGTAAGTACAAGGTTTATATTATTGATGAGGTACATATGATGTCTACAGGTGCCTTTAATGCCTTATTAAAGACATTAGAGGAGCCACCAGCACATGTTGTTTTTATTCTTGCAACAACAGAACCTCATAAAATTTTGCCAACAATTATATCTCGTTGTCAAAGATTTGATTTTATGAAATTGAGTTTAACTGAAATCGTTAATCGTATGAAAAGCGTAGTTGAACAAGAAAACTATATTTGTGATGATGAAGCTTTAGAAATGATTGCAAAGCTTGCAGATGGTGGAATGAGAGATGCATTATCAATATTAGAGCAATGTTTGGCATATAATGATCAACATCTAACAGTACAAGATGTTAATCATATATATGGAATTGTATCATTAGAAAATAAAATTGATTTCATAAAGGTTCTTTTGTCTAAAGATATGAAGAAATCATTATTTATTTTGGATGAAATGAAAACAAATGGTATTGATATTAAGAGATTAACATTGGATTTAGTTGATATTTTAAAAGATATTATTATCTATAGAAATACAAGTGATAGTTCTATATTATTTGTTCTTTCACAATATTATTTAGATATGATAGTGCCTTATATATCATGTGATGAAGCATTTGCATTCATTGATGTTTTAATGGATGCAAGTGAAAAATATGCTAAAGTTATTAATCCAGCTATATATTTTGAGTTAGCCTTGTTAAAAATGTGTAATCAAGTTCAATCGAAAAATGGAGAACTCATTGATAAAGTAGATATTCCTCAAACAGAATCTATCCAATATGTGAACGAAACTCAAGAGGTTAATACAGAAGCAATGGGAGAAGTTATTGAAATGGATAAACCCATTTTACAATCTCAAAATAACAGTAATCAAGTTATCTATGAGGATATTGATGAACAAATAGGTGAACCATTAATTGAAGAGGAGCTAATCTTAGAAGAATCTCAAGATATTATTCAAGAGGATATTCCTACATTCGAGTTTGAGAAACAAGAGGATGTGGAACAAAGCATAGATAATGATATAAAAGTAGATCGTGCAGATATTATGAATATTCTTGTACAGGCACGAAGAGAAATACTGGAAAGTATTCAAGAGAGATGGCCAATTATTAAGCGCTATTTGGCTAACTTAAATACAGCTAAGAGTGCAGGTATGCTTTGTGATGGTACAGCTGTTGCTGCTTGCCCAGGTGGTTTTATTATTGCTTTTGAATTCCAACCAGCTGTTAATGCCGTTAATTATTATAAGAATTATAAACAGTTGAGTTCTTTTTTAACAGAAATACTTGGACAAGAATATCGGTTTGTAGCTATTCAGCAGGATGAATGGATTCAAATGCGTAGTCAGTTTATTGATTTAAAAAAGAGAGGACAACTCCCTGAACCACATAATTTAACTCTTAAACATATTGATTCTCATGATTTAGATCATGTTGATTTAAATGAGGCTCAAGAATTTGCAGTTAAATTATTTGGTGATATTGTAGAGTTTAAGGAGGATTAA
- a CDS encoding YbaB/EbfC family nucleoid-associated protein: protein MNFANLVQQAQQMQKKVAKAKKEFDEKEFDIASQNDIITGKIKGSLEITELHIDQSMMCTEHQEDVQDLLMITLNQMIKKINDEREDTVNKVTNGVDVSAFL from the coding sequence ATGAATTTTGCTAACTTAGTACAACAAGCCCAACAAATGCAAAAGAAAGTGGCTAAGGCAAAGAAAGAATTTGATGAGAAGGAATTTGATATTGCTTCTCAAAATGATATTATTACTGGTAAAATCAAAGGAAGTCTTGAAATAACAGAATTACATATTGATCAATCTATGATGTGTACTGAACATCAAGAAGATGTTCAAGATCTATTAATGATTACTTTGAATCAAATGATTAAAAAGATTAATGATGAAAGAGAAGATACAGTCAATAAAGTTACTAATGGCGTAGATGTATCTGCATTCTTATAA
- the tmk gene encoding dTMP kinase: protein MSGKFITFEGGEGSGKTTIAAMVKEVLDKEGYRVTLTREPGGVEIAEKIRDIIHDVKYTNMDRKTEALLYAASRRQHLVEKVIPALEKGEIVICDRFVDSSMVYQGLARGIGIDEVYNMNLFATENILPNRTVFFDIKPEAGLQRVYANKEREVNRLDLENIDFHERVYEGYLTICNRFPERIVKVDASQDIEDVLFQVLEKIREIL from the coding sequence GTGTCTGGGAAATTTATAACTTTTGAGGGTGGCGAAGGTAGTGGAAAAACGACTATTGCTGCAATGGTTAAAGAAGTTCTAGATAAAGAAGGTTATCGAGTTACTTTAACAAGAGAGCCAGGTGGAGTCGAAATAGCAGAAAAAATTCGTGATATTATTCACGATGTAAAATATACAAATATGGATAGAAAAACAGAAGCTTTATTATATGCTGCAAGTCGACGCCAACATTTAGTAGAAAAAGTCATTCCTGCATTGGAGAAAGGTGAAATTGTTATTTGTGATAGGTTTGTTGATAGTTCGATGGTATATCAAGGATTAGCACGAGGAATTGGTATTGATGAAGTTTATAATATGAATTTATTTGCTACTGAAAATATTTTACCTAATCGTACTGTATTTTTTGATATTAAACCTGAAGCTGGATTACAACGAGTTTATGCAAATAAGGAACGTGAAGTTAATAGATTAGACTTAGAAAATATTGATTTTCATGAAAGAGTGTATGAAGGATATTTAACTATTTGTAATAGATTTCCTGAGCGTATAGTGAAAGTTGATGCTAGCCAAGATATTGAAGACGTTCTATTTCAAGTCCTTGAAAAGATAAGAGAAATTTTATGA
- the pfkB gene encoding 1-phosphofructokinase, with protein sequence MIYTVTFNPSIDYLVHVDHFKIGEVNRTNSEKILPGGKGINVSIVLNNLGIKSIPFGFIAGFTGQEIKRRIEDDFGIQTHFIKIENGYSRINFKMKSDEESEVNGNGPEINKYHLNEFYQKLDCLEVGDILVLSGSIPKCLSNDIYYRIMDYLKDKEVKVVVDATGDLLLKVLELNPFLIKPNKHELEEMFHVKLFDKKDIIIYGKKLQDMGAKNILISMAGEGAIYICENGKVYMSDAPEGIVKNSVGAGDSMVAGFIAGYMKTESYVHAFRMGVATGSASAFSEELARESEVLNLLNEVHEVEYEY encoded by the coding sequence ATGATTTATACAGTAACTTTCAATCCATCTATTGATTATTTGGTTCATGTTGATCATTTTAAGATAGGTGAAGTTAATAGAACAAATTCAGAAAAGATATTACCAGGTGGTAAAGGTATTAATGTTTCAATTGTCTTAAATAATCTTGGAATTAAAAGTATACCTTTTGGTTTCATAGCTGGTTTCACTGGTCAAGAGATAAAAAGACGAATTGAAGATGATTTTGGTATACAGACACATTTCATTAAAATAGAAAATGGTTACTCGCGAATTAATTTTAAAATGAAGAGTGATGAAGAAAGCGAAGTCAATGGGAATGGTCCAGAGATCAATAAATATCATTTAAATGAATTTTACCAAAAACTAGATTGTTTAGAAGTGGGAGATATTCTTGTTTTATCTGGAAGTATTCCTAAATGCCTTTCCAATGATATTTATTATAGAATTATGGATTATCTAAAAGATAAGGAGGTTAAAGTTGTTGTAGATGCAACTGGAGACTTATTATTAAAAGTACTAGAACTTAACCCTTTTTTAATTAAACCAAATAAGCATGAATTAGAAGAAATGTTTCACGTGAAACTTTTTGATAAAAAAGATATCATAATATATGGTAAGAAATTACAAGATATGGGAGCAAAAAATATCCTTATATCTATGGCTGGTGAAGGCGCTATATATATTTGTGAAAATGGAAAAGTATATATGAGTGATGCTCCTGAAGGCATTGTTAAGAATTCAGTAGGTGCTGGAGACTCAATGGTAGCTGGGTTTATAGCAGGCTATATGAAAACAGAGAGTTATGTTCATGCATTTAGAATGGGAGTGGCAACAGGAAGTGCGAGTGCATTCTCAGAAGAATTAGCAAGGGAGAGTGAAGTTCTCAATTTATTGAATGAAGTCCATGAGGTAGAATATGAATATTAA
- the rsmI gene encoding 16S rRNA (cytidine(1402)-2'-O)-methyltransferase has protein sequence MIRQKSFENKKPTLFLVATPIGNLSEMTYRAVETLKSVQFIAAEDTRNTIKLLNHFNITTKLISHHEHNIVTSIPKIIQLLQDGYDIALVSDAGYPAISDPGYELVKEVISNGYNVVPISGANACLNALVVSGITPQPFLFYGFLDHQDKKKKKELEDLKNYKETIVFYEAPHRIKKTLNHMLNIFGNRNIALCREITKKYEEINRGSIEEILTVVDDMKGEMVIVVEGCHESTEEVVFEQSIEEHVSEYIAKGMSTKDAIKEVSKQRKISKNIVYQEYHKK, from the coding sequence ATGATTAGACAGAAGAGTTTTGAAAACAAAAAACCTACTTTATTTTTAGTAGCAACTCCTATTGGTAATTTAAGTGAAATGACATATAGAGCAGTTGAAACTTTAAAGAGTGTACAGTTTATAGCTGCGGAAGATACAAGGAATACAATTAAACTTTTGAACCATTTTAACATTACAACAAAGCTAATTTCTCATCATGAACATAATATAGTTACATCTATCCCTAAAATCATTCAATTGTTACAAGATGGATATGATATTGCTTTAGTTAGTGATGCAGGATATCCAGCAATAAGTGATCCAGGCTATGAACTAGTGAAGGAAGTTATTTCAAATGGCTATAATGTTGTACCAATATCTGGAGCAAATGCCTGTCTTAATGCCTTAGTAGTATCTGGCATAACTCCTCAGCCATTTCTATTCTATGGTTTTTTAGATCATCAAGATAAAAAGAAGAAAAAGGAATTAGAAGATTTAAAGAATTATAAAGAAACTATAGTATTCTATGAAGCTCCACATCGTATCAAAAAAACCTTAAATCATATGCTTAATATTTTTGGTAATAGAAATATAGCATTATGTAGAGAAATAACAAAGAAATATGAAGAAATTAATAGAGGTTCTATAGAGGAAATTTTAACTGTTGTAGATGATATGAAGGGTGAAATGGTTATTGTTGTTGAGGGATGTCATGAATCTACTGAGGAAGTCGTTTTTGAACAGTCAATAGAAGAACATGTTAGTGAATATATAGCAAAAGGAATGTCTACAAAAGATGCTATAAAGGAAGTATCAAAACAAAGAAAAATATCAAAGAATATTGTGTATCAAGAATATCATAAAAAATGA
- the recR gene encoding recombination mediator RecR translates to MEYPNSFEELVECFKMLPGIGTKGAERMVYHILAMDDDQVQRFSQALIDFKSNIQYCQRCGHICEGELCEICLDQQRDQTTICVVESPKDVFAMEKLKEYRGLYHVLHGTMSIMDGKTIDDLNIQTLFDRLDENIKEVIIATNPTREGETTALFLAKLLAKQNIPASRIANGLPIGGNLDYADELTLLKSLEGRKKL, encoded by the coding sequence ATGGAATATCCTAATAGTTTTGAAGAGTTAGTTGAATGTTTTAAGATGTTACCTGGAATAGGAACAAAAGGTGCTGAGAGAATGGTCTATCATATTCTGGCAATGGATGACGATCAGGTACAAAGGTTCTCACAAGCATTAATTGATTTTAAAAGTAATATTCAATATTGTCAAAGATGTGGTCATATTTGTGAAGGTGAACTTTGTGAAATATGTCTAGACCAACAGCGAGATCAAACGACAATCTGTGTTGTGGAATCACCTAAGGATGTATTTGCAATGGAAAAACTAAAAGAATATCGAGGATTGTATCATGTTTTACATGGAACAATGTCGATAATGGATGGAAAAACAATAGATGACTTAAATATTCAGACTTTATTCGATAGATTAGATGAAAATATCAAAGAAGTCATAATTGCTACAAATCCGACAAGAGAAGGGGAGACAACAGCGTTATTCTTGGCTAAGTTATTAGCTAAACAAAACATACCAGCTTCAAGAATTGCAAATGGACTCCCAATCGGGGGGAATTTGGATTATGCTGACGAATTAACTCTATTGAAATCTCTAGAAGGAAGAAAGAAACTATAA